TTGGGGATGAAAATTGTCCTAATAAAAAATCAGCGGAAATTTCCATTTTATTACCCATAAAATCAGTCCTGAGGGGTGGTTACTTCTTCAACCATGGTCCTACCAGCCACAACTTCGTCAACACTGTGTATGGAACCACCGTACTGTTCAATGGCCTTACTTATTTCCTCAAAGTCCAGGTCGTTACCCTGCATGGTGACCTTTATGTTTTCAGTCTCCTTATCAATTTCCATGAGAGTAACGTTAACACCTTCCACACCACTTACTTCGCTTATAAACTTGGCAAAATAGGGTAATGTTGGTTCATGGGGTTTTAATACATCTAGCACGATTCTAATGAGACCTTTTGCCAATTTAGGCCCTCCAATTGTCTGTAATCAATGTTTTCATTTTAAATTCTATGTGTAATTCCATGTATAAATTCTTTATTGGGAATATTATAAAACTTTATGCACAAATACACCCCAAAATTCACATGAGAAAATTAAACATGCTATTAAAGTTTTAAAGAACTTTAAATTAATAAAACAATCGTTGTTAAGCACAGG
This DNA window, taken from Methanobacterium subterraneum, encodes the following:
- a CDS encoding DUF211 domain-containing protein is translated as MAKGLIRIVLDVLKPHEPTLPYFAKFISEVSGVEGVNVTLMEIDKETENIKVTMQGNDLDFEEISKAIEQYGGSIHSVDEVVAGRTMVEEVTTPQD